GCATTGTCATGTCTTTACGGTAAAAACATGAGCTAGAAGCCAGTTAGCtaagcttagcatgaagactgagCTGTTTGACAGGATGTAACAGTCACTGTCAGCGCCCTTTGAACTAGAACAtcttaaagttattttatgactCTTTAGAAGCATGTgccttatttattcatttggcctattttttaattatgtcatgcatttatttacataCTTATTTTCAAACTGAAAATATAACCCTGGAcactgatttttcttttaattatgaaatgaaaaaatataaataatataagtGAGTTTTAACAGCTACAAACTGCAATCATTGTGAATTGTTGTCTAAAAATATCGCCCTCCTAACAGtatgcttaaaaaaatattcataataGTAAAATGCATTTGAGTCCAGGGGgaatttggacaaaacaaaacaggcacaAACACAATGGATTTTAGTGGGACTTTTATAACTCAGTAATTCACTTTTTTCCTCCTCTACGTCTTACCTTGATCACTGTAAAAACCTCTGAAGCCAGTGTGCCTCTTGGTGTTTGAGTAGTCGGAGTGGAACGTAAGAGAGAGGCAGCCACCCGGGGAAGAAAGGAGCGAGGGATTTACAGTGGATTGAAGCTCCTCAAATTCCTTTTTACCACACAGGACTGAGATGAGGTTTCCATTTGAAAAAACCTTGGGGGAAATATGTGGTAGTAGGGGGTACAATAACAGTGCTGACATcagaataaaaatattgatgtaTGTCTTTGATTTATGTAAAGCACAACTATTTGAAGTTTATCTTGACCCCTTATCTTGGCCCACCTTCACTGCATCGTTTTCACAGTCTTGGCTGTCCTCTAGGTCCAAGTGGATGAGTTTGATGGAGAGGGTGTGACCTTTGGGGGCACACCTGCTCCAGTTCAGACTGGCATGGGGCAGGTATCCAGTGGGATACCCTGGAGACTCCACCCATCCCAGCAGCACTGAGTAGGCTGAGTGGGAGAGCAGGAGAAGCAGGAAACTGAAGGAAAGCACGGAAGAAAAAGCGAGAACCACAAAGTTAAGAAGGAAAAAGGTATTACCTAATGCAAGAAAGTCCACTTACAGCAACAAAAAGCCAGAGACGATGATGCATAAATCACAAACATAATATATCACATTGCTAAAACCAAAACCCTCCTTCTTACAAGCCCTCTACCTGCAAATCATTACATTGTGGTAATGGAGTTATCTGTTCTATTGggctaaaatgcaaaaattCAAACCCACCTTAATCCTAACATCATGATCCGATCAATTCTCCTCACAAATAAACTACCTCAACATCTCTCCTTCCCCTTTTCTTAATAATTTACTTTCCATCTCTCGCTCTTTTCTTCtgcctccctttctccctcactCATATTTTGCATGCGCAGGCATTTTATAAATCTATTTGtagattgttttttgtatgtttgcagTAACGAGGAAGTGACCGTGGGCAAGTGGGATTGCAGGAGGACagactgataaaaaaaaaaaaaaaaaacatacttaagATCGACTGCTACTACAAAATCTCTTTGCCTTTCCAGCTCAACAACATCCCTGTGCCACTGGGACAAAGGTTCTGTGAAAACAATGGAGATGGACTGAAAGGAAAGGGTGTAGTTAAGAGAGGAAATTTCTCATTGTGCTGCTTTGCTATTTGCCAAAATCAGCCATTGGTTGTGTAGCTAtacggaaacacacacagcttactTCGCAGTGAAAGGGCTATGGCAGGAAGGAAatgaggagagacagacagaaaaaaagaggctgagagacagagagacagaggggaaaaCAGCAGATTAGGGTCACTGGGGGTTTCCACTGTGTAGGATCAGAACAAATCATGAGAAGTAGGTAAGAGTGAGGAGGGGAAACACATAGCCACAGACAGCAGAAAGAGAGTGGAGATATTCAGAAAAGGAGAAAGTTTGAAAGAGATTGCACCTAAGTGATGCGCTTTGAGCTGAGATTGATAACATTACTGTCATTTAAAAGGTTAGGAGCAGGTTTGGAGGAAGAGTATATACAGGAAGACAGTCATTGCAGTCTTAAGCTTAGATCCTGTACACGCCGGTGAAGGACTGTAATCGAACGGGCAACAACTGGCTAATATGACCTGCACAAAGAGTACTAAAGATGGGACATGCTGTGATCGCTGTGCTGCAGGTCAGTCAAATTTCTTTTCTCTGCGGATGACACACTTATTTATGCAAACCACGACACAGTATTTACTGTGtactgtgtaaatatttggCTTTTCAGCATTcctcacatactgtatttgcattACAGCCTGACATACAATTCTTCTGTATATCTCTGTTTTCCCAACTCTTATCAGGAGAGTACATGAAAGCTGAGTGTGACCGCACAAAGAGGACTGAGTGTGCCAAATGTGATTGTGGATTCTACACAGCCACAAAAAATAACTTGCTTAATTGTCTGCCCTGCATGGAGTGCATTTCCCgtaagtcacacacacatgcacatagtgctgtatgcacacacacacatattttttctatagtgcaaacacaaacatgccactgtatgtatgtttccttcctttttcttgCCTCTGTTGCCATTTTTAGTATAGATATTTGTTTTGCAATTGTCTCTTTGTGTGAACTGCATCAGAAATCCACTTCTTTAACATCTtcctgttttcaattttttattacataactTGCGCCGTGTCTCAGCTTGGGTGGAGAACTTATAATTTTGAAAGATATCagtctttgatttaaaaatgttacttgtgTTAACATCACGTAGTTGCAATAAAGAGATGGAACAAGTCTACGCATGAAAATATGATACTTTCAATGCGGAGTAAAATGGTTTTAACAACCATGACAATAATACACTTCTAAGTTAACAAAGTTACTGGGTGCAGCCTTGTGTATTGTCTTTGCACTAACTGTGGTGCTAAATTGCAGCAGCTTTAAAAACCTGTCAATTGAAATAACAGACTTTTTAAACTAGAATGTAGTGAAAACTTAATATCTTAAGCGCTTGAATCAGGTTCAGTGAACCTaactgttagtttttttaaataattttcacaACTAATGGGaagaatttaaacaaattactCCAGTTTAGTTCTGTTACCTTACATGTCTAAGGCAGTGGTGGAACTTTTCAAGTTGAACcatcttaaaatgttttacagtagaAATAAAAGGGgaacacatttgttaaaaggTAAATTTAAACTCATATACTCTTAAATCCAgtaaattttatttatgtagccaAAATTACAAGTCTCTATCAGAGGACTTTCTTTCCCACACATGGCTTACTAATCCAAAAAGCGTGACCAAAGCTTCTGTTTAAAGCGACTGTTGACTATATTTTTTGTTGGAGAGACATACAGTTATGACTGCGACACAAACAACTTAAGAGACTAAACAGCTACGAGACACCGaacaaatacagagacacaaaatgaccatAAATACACATTACTACAAGGAGACAAAATGACCACACGGGTAATTACATAAATGCACAGTAACTACAAAGGgacacaaaataaccaaaaagacacaaactgactacaaagagacacaaatggttatttttttgtctgGTTGTAGTATGTATGCAGCTCTTTCTaagttttggtttgttttgtctcttttaatgACTACAAACAAGGCGGCTTGTCTCTTTCAGTCTGGATGTCATGCTTCCATGTAGGAGAGGTGGAAAGCATTTTACATGCCAAGGGGGCTGTTGTCACATAATCTGACCATGTTCTattccagtggtggaatgtaactaagtactcaagtactgtattcAATTACAATGttaggtacttgtactttactcgatcatttccatttaatgctactttatacttctacacTACAATTTGGAAGccaatattgtatttttttactttactacgTTAATTTGAAAACCTGAGTTACTTTAATTcaaattattaatacaaaatacaaatcaagTCATGCATTATTATACATGATTGTGGATTAAAATACCCAGCAGTATATAAATTAGCCCCAGCTTTACCATCTGCAACAATGATGCTCGCACATTTATGCATCACCAACTTAGACAAAAAGCCCTAAATAAGCTTCAGTTCATCCAGAACTCTGCTACCCGTCTCCTCAACTACACCTGCTCTCGTGACCACATCAACCCTGTTCCCCAACACATCCAGTTTAAAATCCTCATTACTCACCAAGCCCTCCATAACCAGGCTCCTTACTACCTCACAGACCTCCTCCACCGCCACCATCCCCTCGTAACTTCCGCTCCCCTGACGTCAaccttctccccccccccacactcagGACCAAGCACCGTACCTGGGGTGACAGAGGTTTCACCAACACAACCCCCTCcctctggaactctctcccaTCTCTTTAGCCCTCACCCTATAATAACCACACActcaatgtattttttgctgtacttgtttaatatgcttgtttttatgttttgcgTTGTTTTATTGCTTCATCTGCTTTTATTGTACTTACcatggttttactgtaaagtgtcttggaGCATTTTGAAAGCGCTATATAAGTTAAATTTAGtactattattaattataatctAGTGATCCAATATACATTAttctaaaaaaggaaatggaattttgaatgcaggatttttatttgtaaaagagTATGTCTACGCTGTTGTATTGCtccttttacttaagtaaaatatttaGGTACTTTTTTCACCACTGCTCTTCCCTTAACATGGACACTATATCACTTTTTCTAACTCTTTTTCAGAGAAACACCAGAGGAAAGTAAAGGACTGTACAACTCAGGAGaacacagtgtgtgagtgtgtggctgGTTACTACTGTCACGATGATCAATGTGACTACTGCCGGCAAGTGTCCCACTGCCCTCCTGGTGAAGGGGTCAAGGTTCCAGGTAGGCTTCCATTAAAAATGcttaataaattattatgtCCTGCAGTAAGCCTCTTatcaaaatacagtacaaactGGCAACTGAAAAGCCATCTAATTCGTTCTTGCAGCCACGCGCATGAATGACACAATCTGTCATCCGTGTGGAGACAAGACCTACAGCAACGTAACCGATTTCTTCTCGCcctgtcaaacacacaccaggTCAGACCGCATCTCCACtctaatgttattattaaataacaAAGTGAAGccaaaggatttttttattattagtcaTCCTTAGAGACACAGCAGAAATTACTGTGTAGTTTCAGTTGACATCATCAGTCTCCAGCCCGAAACATTTGTACGATGACATCTTCAGCGACTATATTTCATTCACACTGTAGAAACTGATTTTGTTGCTTGTCTGAAACTTTCAGGTTTCTACTAGgccaaacataacaaaacaaaaaacttattgcaatattttcccatttttaatAGTTTCAATATGTtgaaacacatttctttgtatgttgttttcAGATGTGAGGACTTGGGAAGACTGTTGAAAACTCCAGGAACCCGAACAACTGATGCCATCTGTGGCAACTTTAAATCTCGTAAATcctaatttttacattttgaagttATTGTGACGAATGTGTCTCATCTCTTTAGATCTTAAAATCTCTTTGTTTAAATTAACTTGTAAAATGTAGCCGATTCTCTTATCCTGCGTGACTCAGTGAGTTACTGCCCTTTAGTTCCTATGTGTCATATGACCAAGTCATTAAGAGAGAAAGTCGAAGTAGAACAGATGGCAAAATCATTTCAAAGAAAGAGAGTAATGTTAGGCACTTGTTGCAGTTAGTGTGTGTCAGGAGATGGAGGCGATTCTGTCATTGTGTCTAGCTGAAAAGGTTAATTGCAACATTTAATATcgtcaatattttttttaacaaaactgcatcgtaaaacaatgtgaaaacaatatgTGACCGTGTAAAAGAGGTCAACTGAGCTTGACTGTGTTAGCTCCTTGTTCCCAGCCGCAATTTTACTGTATTAGTTCATTCTCAACAGGcatccttttttcaa
The genomic region above belongs to Etheostoma cragini isolate CJK2018 chromosome 6, CSU_Ecrag_1.0, whole genome shotgun sequence and contains:
- the LOC117946268 gene encoding tumor necrosis factor receptor superfamily member 5 isoform X1 is translated as MTCTKSTKDGTCCDRCAAGEYMKAECDRTKRTECAKCDCGFYTATKNNLLNCLPCMECISQKHQRKVKDCTTQENTVCECVAGYYCHDDQCDYCRQVSHCPPGEGVKVPATRMNDTICHPCGDKTYSNVTDFFSPCQTHTRCEDLGRLLKTPGTRTTDAICGNFKSLDFPWMLPAGLWSGLVLTALVLFGLVCWRAKRKSNKAASSNVPVTLVEMLPATPITSLDLPLPFTELNGHCQENCIVECYKLPLFNKDDNVVSGVTQDSMDSFLPKTPLKPSVSFAESSHTNGSAGYCTSNFLRSHSEPQEDEWCGT
- the LOC117946268 gene encoding tumor necrosis factor receptor superfamily member 5 isoform X2 codes for the protein MTCTKSTKDGTCCDRCAAGEYMKAECDRTKRTECAKCDCGFYTATKNNLLNCLPCMECISQKHQRKVKDCTTQENTVCECVAGYYCHDDQCDYCRQVSHCPPGEGVKVPATRMNDTICHPCGDKTYSNVTDFFSPCQTHTRCEDLGRLLKTPGTRTTDAICGNFKSHFPWMLPAGLWSGLVLTALVLFGLVCWRAKRKSNKAASSNVPVTLVEMLPATPITSLDLPLPFTELNGHCQENCIVECYKLPLFNKDDNVVSGVTQDSMDSFLPKTPLKPSVSFAESSHTNGSAGYCTSNFLRSHSEPQEDEWCGT
- the LOC117946268 gene encoding tumor necrosis factor receptor superfamily member 5 isoform X3, producing MTCTKSTKDGTCCDRCAAGEYMKAECDRTKRTECAKCDCGFYTATKNNLLNCLPCMECISQKHQRKVKDCTTQENTVCECVAGYYCHDDQCDYCRQVSHCPPGEGVKVPATRMNDTICHPCGDKTYSNVTDFFSPCQTHTRCEDLGRLLKTPGTRTTDAICGNFKSLDFPWMLPAGLWSGLVLTALVLFGLVCWRAKRKSNKAASSNVPVTLVEMLPATPITSLDLPLPFTELNGHCQENCIVECYKLPLFNKDILTVEIRQKIREI